The Legionella lansingensis DNA window TATTCTTTATTGTGAATGATGCTAATGCTCAAATCAGGATTTTGAGCGATTGCTGCAAGAACAATGTCTTGCAAACGAGCAGGGGTGTTGGTTCGTGTTTTACCTGGCATTTTTGATGATATCAGAGCTATAAATTCAAATAACATACATCATGATAATCAAAAATTCAATTACGATGAAATGCTATCAATCTGTGCTCCATAAGATCAATTATTTTGAATGTGAATTTAGAAGATCGCTTGATATTTTGCACGCTTAGCTCAAATTTTTTTGAATTTGTTATTAACCAATAATTAACGGTTAATTATTGACTCTTGGTAAGGCTAAAGCTATTTTCTTGCAGGCAAGATGCTTGCCTCAAGTTTCCTCAACGAGGTATGGAATAAATACAAAGATAGGATTTCTAAATGAAGATTTCAAAAATTAAAGAATGTCTTGAGGGTTATGATGCAAACAAGGGCTTCAGCCGCCGTAATCTAAAAGGCGAGCCTCATATCGAAGAATTACGTCAATTTTATGATCCCATTAAAGAAGAAAATAGGGATTTAACACCCGAAGAACACTTGAAATTGGTCAAAATTTGCCTCGGAAAAAATACTTGGAATGATTCAGAGAGCAGTAAAGCCCTTGATGGCCTCTTAGACCAATTAGGGGGGAGGGAGGCACTGCAACGGTTGAAAGATCACAAACGGTTAACCATGACGACGGTTGTGCTCATCGAAACAAATAAACAATTTGCTGATGAGTTATCTCATTTTATCGTTTTATTAAAGGGTGTTGTTACTGGTGAGCCTCTGCGAACATTGATAAAACAGATCGATTTATCAACGATTCAACCAAAGTTAAAAGACATAAGGTCTCTAAAAAAAGCAAACTTGCTTTGTCAGGAAACAGTGTTATTAGTGGCCAAATGTGAAGCAGAAGCAGCGACTGCAATGGCTAACACAATATTGCTCTTGGATAAGCATAAAATCGGCAAAGAAGCTTGGGATTATTTGCCTTGTTCTATTTACATCGGTTCTATTTACAATATTTTGTTACGACTTGAAAGTACTGATCCTAACTTGATTGCACCCCATTTAAAAGCCATATGCAATCTCGAGAAAGACAGCTTATTGCTTTCAGAGATCCTCGATGAGCTCAGTCAAATAAAGGGATTTATATTTCGTGAGACTGGCTGGAATACAGAATATAATTTGGATGCCATCATTGTAAGTATTATTGCTGGGTTTGGCACAAAAATAGCAATAGCTTTCGAAAAATTAAAGACGTTCAAACTCAGTCCCCATCTAGTTCAACCCATTTTGGAGACAATATTTAAGTTCCCTGAATGCTATGACAAATTTCTTGATGGAGTGGGAAATCTCCTGCAAAACGATCTAATGGATAAAGACAATCTAGGAGTCATCTGCCGCACTCCAGGATACGCAGATGACCTTGCTTTTTTGTTAAAAGAATTAAAGGATGGTCAATATTCTCCCGAAACGAAAGAACTGGCACTGAGGGACCCAGAAAATGCGACGATTGTGGGCAGTATCATGGTCTATCTTGATCTTAAACTTTTTAATGCAGAAGATGAATTATTGCAGACAAACGCTAAGCTGACAAAGAAGAATATCCTCTGCCAAGAATTATTGAGTAAGAAATTAATGAGAGTAGAGCTCCTTGATCTATTAGCTGATCTAGAAAGTGCAGAACTTCTCAATCTTCCGAATATTGAAAAATTAATTAAGCATGCTCAATTTTTCCGAGTGGTAGAAAGTGCTTGTACCTGTTTATTCGATAGCGACAAACTTGATCAAAGGAATTTTGATCTACTTTTTGAGGATCCTGAGCATGCTTTAAGCATTGTGGAGGTATTAGGAGCGAAGCCTCATCCAGTGACGACTTCTGAAGAAAAATATACCAATAAAGGAGCCAAAGATTTTGTTCGTATTAGGGAGGTTGCACGAGTGTTTGCCCAAGGGCATGCTCAGCATAGCTTTTTTCGTCTCCCAAGCGAGCCATTAGCTCAAAAAATAAAGGTATTTTGCAAACTTAGCAAGCAAGATCCCAGTCAATTTGAACCTGCGGTGCAGCTTGAGGTTCAAAAGCAAATTTTAACTAAAATCGTGCAAATGTGTGGGAATGGATACCTTAAAAAAGAGGTGGAGCAGGCAATCGCTTCTGATTTTTTTGCTAGACCTTCATGAGGGTAGATTAGAATTGTTTTGGTTTCCCTAACCCGTCCCGCTGCGCGCGTCGACCTCTCCCACAAGGGGAGAGGCATTTTTTCCTTCTCCCCTTGTGGGCTTGTGGGAGAGGGTAGGGTGAGGGTTTTAAAAGAATGGCTACCTCAAGAAATTCCACAAGTATTTTCTTCTAAAAAGTGATGTGAACCCCATTTTTTTATATAGGGACAAACTGGTTTCCGCTGCTTCTAGAAAACAAAGCTCTACTCCTAATTTTTTTACCTCTTCTAAAGCGTAAGACAATAAATAGCGGCCGTAACCTTTTCCTTGATAAGAAGGTACGGTTCCAAAATCATCGATGCGCGCAACATTGTTGGTAAAAGAAAGCGTTAGGGAGGATATGGGGTCGTCATCAATAAACAAGGTTAAATGGCGCAGTTGTGATGGTTTACTCAGTGCGTGTTCATGAGTTTGTAGATAAAGAGCGGTTAATTCTTCTGTGGAATGAAAAGCTTCTATCAAGGGTAACATCCAGGCTTTTAAATTCGTGTCAGTCGATTTAACTAATCGATCCACTTGCGGTTCAAACTGCGGTTTCTTATTAATCGCAATAACCATTGGTGTTGCATTTTCAGCGTCTTCAAAGTAAAGACGAGCCAAAGATTCCTCCAGTTCATGCTCTAAATAATGTTCAGAGAGTACCGCAGCCCAGGGTAAATTTTTCGCGCAAAAAAATTGGTCGCACTCGCAAAGAAAATCTTTGAGGTTATTGATGTCCTTATGCATGACAACAAGATTTAAGCTTGCTACAGGCACACCGGTTATATAAACTGCAGTCTCATTCTCTAAGATGAAGGATTCTCGGCTTATCGCTTTGAAGAAATAGTCTTCGCACTGATAGAAAAGGTCTATTAATTGTGCATTCATAGAGAGATTTGTTATAAATTTCCTGATAGTAGTGGCGGAGAGAGAGGGATTCGAACCCTCGATACGTTGCCGTATACACACTTTCCAGGCGTGCGCCTTCGACCGCTCGGCCATCTCTCCTCAAGCGCGAAGAATATACTCATCTACCCAGGAAATCAACCGCGAGTAGGAATATCAGGAATTCATAGGGATAGTATATAATTACAGTATCTTTTTTAGCGTAATGAATAGATATGATTACCAAAATCACTCTTGCCATTCTATGCGTTATGTCTTCAGCAAAACTTTTTGCTTTCCCATGTTTTTTTACTCTAGCAAAGGATAGTTGTTGGGCTAACTATGAAGTAAAGGTTATTGTCATCGATGCAACGACAAACAAACAAATTTTAACCATTGATCTCCCTAAGGGAAAATCTTGGGGAAGACAGTTATTCACTTGTGAACCTGCGCAACGATTCTATTATCAAGCGACTTATCAGCCTGTATTTTGGCAAAGTGAGATCGGCAAAACCTACAAATCGATACGCTACTGGTCTTTGCCAGCCTCTATAGGTCCAAAGGAAACAGCTTGGAACATTCCTGTTTGTTTTGCTGCTAATTTTGCGGCTGTACCTCTTCCCCCAGATGCAGTTGGAAATTGCGATTGTGGCTGGGAAAATATTCCTCCACCACCACCACAATAGAGTCTGTAAGCTCAACTTAGGAATGAAACATGGAAATTGACTTATACGGTAACGCAAGCGTTCACGTATAAGTCAACTTGGTAGTTCTGGAACTCAGATAAAGAAGGCTTTCATTCGCAGCAATGACACTGTATTATCCTCCTTCATGGCTGAGAGAGAGGGGTTATAGGTGACAACCTTAAGACAGCAAATTGCACAGATGCTAATCATGGGGTTCTCAGGAACAACAATTGATCAATCCAGTCCTGTCAGACGTTGGATAAATCAGGATGGGATAGGCGGTGTTTTGTTATTTGACTATGATGTAAGCCAGCAACGCCAGGGTAAGAATCTCGTGGATCGTACTCAAATTCAACATTTGACGAATCAACTTCAGCAAGCTGCACTTTCAAGTCATCAACAAATGAAACTCCCTCTTTTTATCGCCATTGACTATGAGGGAGGGACGGTTGATCGTTTAAAGCATGTGCCGGGGTGTACGTCTACGATAAGTCCCTGTGAACAAGCCATGCTTTCAAGAACGGATTTTCGTATTGAAGCTAATAAGATGGCAGAAAATATAAAATCCTTAGGTTTTAATCTTAACTTTGCCCCAGTGGTGGATTTAGAGCTCACAAAAGAACATGGCATCATAGGGAAGTTAGGACGTAGTTTCTCTTCCCGGCCCGACAGGGTTAGTGCGATTGCTAAATCATTTGTGGATACTCATGCTAAACATGAGATTGTTTGTTGCTACAAACATTTTCCAGGTCATGGTAGTGCCTTGGGAGATACTCATGCTGACTTTGTTGATGTCACTGACACGTTTCAGTCGGCTGAGCTTGAGCCCTATAGGATTATGGCCAAGGAGAAGAGTTTTCCGGCAATGGTTATGACAGCCCATGTCATTAACCGCAAGCTTGATCCTAGTGGCTTACCGGCGACCTTATCAAAAACAATGTTATCCCTATTGCGACAAGAACTTGGTTTTGACGGTGTAGTCATTAGTGATGATTTACAGATGCATGCTATAGCCAAACACTATTCTTTGCAGGATGCGTTGTGTTTAACGATTAATGCAGGAGCTGACATGTTAATTTTTGCTAATCAATTAGGAGAAATTACTGCCGGTGAAGTGATCGATAAGATAGAAGAGCTTGTCAGTTTAAAAGTAATATCATCGGAACGTATCGCACAAGCTTATGCGAGAATAGTGCGCTTAAAGCAATTTTATAGCTGCAAAAGGAATTTCGTGCAAAATTAACTTGACCTAAAAAGAAAATATGTTAGCATATGATCTCTCTGTACAAAAAATAAACTAACTCATGATGATTATGCACGACCCTTCTGATTTACCTTCATACACAGTAATCTCTTCTCCGGCATTCTTCTCCCATATTTGCTGCTGCTGTTGTTGCTAACTCTTTATTTTCCGCACCCCAATTAATGAATTCTAGAAGGTAACTCAGTCATGTGTGCACAACATTCTTCAAAGAAAAAGTGGTTAAGTACTCCAGTGTTATACGCTATTATGATCATTCTTGGTTTACTTAGCGGTTATTCGGATTTCCCTTTATTAAAAACATTTGGGCTATTTATCGCAGATGTCTTTATCAAGATATTTAAATGCATTAGTTTACCCATTATCGCTCTCTCCATCATCGTCACTTTAGCCAATTATCGTGCGGATGGTGCCATGCGAAAAATTTGGCGTCGAGCCATGTCTTATACATTGGGGACAACCCTGATTGCTGCAGCAATTAGCTGTCTTTTGTATTTGCTTATTCAGCCTGGTATGGTTGGTATTATAAAGCAAACCCCGGTTGCTCCTGAAACCACCAAACTTGGCTACTTCGAGCATATTGCTAACCTTATTCCATCGAGTATTCTGGCACCTTTTTTAGAACATCAGGTTATGGGCGTATTGTTGATTGGGATAGTCGTGGGAGTGGCTATACGGTTTATTCCTGAGCCTGAGGCTAGACAGACTATTACGCAATTTTTCCGTGGAGCGCATGGACTGTTCATGGTAATAACCAATTGGATTATCGCAGTTATTCCTATAGGTTTATACGGATTTATTACCACAACGGTAGTACAACTGCGGGATGGTGTGGCAATTAAAGGGATTGGGGAGTATTTGCTAATTGTCGTTCTTGCGAACTTAATTCAAGGGTTAGTTGTCCTGCCATTATGGTTAAAGTCACAAGGGATAAAACCCTTCGCAGCTTTTAAAGGCATGTTGCCTGCGCTGTCTGTTGCTTTTTTCTCAAAATCATCAGTGGGTACACTACCTGTGACTATGGAAACGGCAGAGAAAAACTTACAAGTTAAGCCTGAGGTAAGCCGTTTTGTATTACCGCTATGCACCAGCCTGAATATGAACGGTTGTGCGGCATTTATTTTTGCAACAGTTATTTACCTTATGCAAAATCACGGTATCGTCATTTCCTTGCCTATGATGGCATTGTGGGTGGTGATTGCCACTATAGCAGCAATAGGTAATGCTGGAGTTCCAATGGGTTGCTTCTTCTTAAGCGCTAGTTTGCTCGCCAGTATGAATGTACCTATTACCTTAATGGGGGTCATTTTACCGTTTTATAGTCTTATCGATATGCTTGAAACGTCATTAAACGTTTGGTCTGATTCTTGTGTGGCCAAAGTTGTTAATGAAAAAGTGAATGCTGATCAATACTTGGCCCAACAGCTGCCTGCTATTAGCCCTGAACTGGTGACGGAGTAGCTATTTACTGCAATGTTTAGGGACGTCCCTAAACATTGTCTCGAAATGTTTCGTGATGTAATTAATTTCTTCCAGGGCTTCTCTTGCATGGTTAGATAGAAGATGATGTTCATCTTTGATATTTGCCAAAGAGTAAGCCACCTCTAGCATAACGACAGAAAGGTATTGTAATACTATCTCACTTTTACTTTTTTTAAATGACGATACCTCATCAATAAGTGCAATAGTCATTTCAAGTTCGTCGTTATGAACTTCATTCTGTAATTTCTTTAACTCTTTATTCAATTCCTCTAGGGGGCTCCAGGTCTTAGCTAATAATCCTTTAAATTCCTTTGTCTTAAACTCAGATGGTGCAAACATTCTGGCTCCTCTGATGACCTATAGTTGTTTGGTCGCATCTACAGACACTGCAATATCAGATAAAACACTGACTGCAGCGGTAGTTGCAGAAGCTAAAACGCTTAGCGCCGCTTCACGGAGATTCTTATTTTTTGAAGAGTAAGCAATCGCAGCTATTGTCTCTTGTACCCCATGTCCTTTACTCTTATATTGTAGCCACTGTGCCGAGTGCGTAATCCATGGAGGTTGCACCTCGACACCCTTATCGTAAAATTTGATGTTTTTAGCGAGCTCTGGGTAAGTGTCAGTGAGTCGTTTAACAAAACGTAACTCTTTTGCAGTATAAAACCCTGGGCCACCAGACGTTTTGTCTTTTTTGGCAGGCGCTTGACTAATAAAATCAGGATTATGAAGGTACTGGTCTACATTGAAGTGAACGGTTTTCCCATCCAAAAGCGTTTTTAAGATCCCCGCTTTACATGCTCGATCAATCATTGTAATGTTTTCTTTTGTGATCTGAGACATATCTTTGACTGAAATCTCGTATCGAGGTAATGGAGCGAGTTTGGGCACTTCTTGATAGAATTCAACATAACCCTCCACAAGATGTTCTTGAAGACCAGAGGAAACATCGCTGCCATGCCAAATTTTATATCCATACAAACTCTCCTCAGAGCTTAAAGTGGAACTTTGGATGCGGTAGTGATCATTTAAATGATCGATAATGAGGTTACCCTCTCCCAAAAAGGGTGATAATGCAAACAATATGGCTGATTCATCTATGTTATAGCCATACACTCGGTCACCTACCTGAAAACGTAGCACTTCTAAATCTGATACTTGGCATTCGGCCGGGCATTCGCTGCGAATCCTGTTTAATAATGCTTGCAACTTCTCTCCCACTTGCGTGCCTGAGTATTCCCAAGCGCCACTGGCATTTTGGACATCGGTGAAGAAGTCGAAGATAATTGGCTTTATTTCATTGACAGCCTCTTGTTTTTTTCCTGCATCTAATAAAAGAGTTACTTTATTTAGATTGTTTTCTGTGACCAACATATTATCAACATGTAAAAACAAAAACCATAATAAGATATTAACACGAAGAAAGATAACCGTGAAGATTGACTAACCTAATCATGGTTACGGTTAAGTCAATGTAAAAGCTGTTCGCAGATACTGTAGTAAATAGAACTCAAAACACCCAGGTCGTTCAATGACACACATTCATTCACTTGATGAATGGTTCCATTCAATGGACCTAATTCAATGACTTCAACCCCGTAGGGTGCAATAAAGCGGCCATCTGAAGTTCCTCCGCCGGTTGACAATTCAGGGGTTCTATTAGTCACTTGCTGAATAGCTCTAATACAACTCTCCAACAATTTGCCCTGTGCCGTTAAAAAAGGCTCGCCATTCAATGTCCATTCGATAGTAGGTAGTAATCCATGGTTTTTAAAACAGGATTCGACGGCTGCTTTCAATGTATCAGCAGATTGCTCAGTTGAAAATCGGAAATTAAAATGTAGGGTTAGTTCACCAGGAATAATATTACCCCCATGGCCACCAGCTTTAATATGAGTAATTTGCAAGGAGGTTGGTGGAAAATATTGATTGCCTGTATCCCATGTTCTTGAAGTTAGCTCTGCAAGAACCGGACTTATATTATGGATGGGATTTTGAGCAAGATGAGGGTAGGCAACATGCCCTTGTTTTCCGTGCAAGATTAATTTGCCTGTTAATGATCCACGTCGACCGATTCTAATAACATCTCCCAATAATTGACTACTTGAAGGTTCGCCTATTACACAGAAATCGGGTTTAACCCCTTGCTTATGGAGCTCAGACATAACATAGGGGGTTCCTAAAGCAAATTCATCGCCTTCTTCTCCACTGGTAATGAGAAAGCCAAGACTTCCTGTAAAATGAGAGAGATTTTCCACAAAGCGTGTGGCCATAAGCATCATGGAGGCAAGACTTCCTTTCATATCTGCTGTGCCACGGCCATAAAGGAGGCCATCAATTTCTTCCACAATAAATGGGTCTGTACGCCATTTGTCCACTTCACCTACTGGAACGACATCGGTGTGGCCAGCAAACACTAATAGTGGGGATCCTTGACCCAAGCGTGCAAAAAAATTGCTGACAGGTGGATTGTTAAAGCGCTGGCATTGAAAACCCAGTCCTTCAAGAAAAGCAATCATAAACTCTTGACAATCGGCATCATTGGGCGTAATCGAGGGGAATTCCACAAGTTTAGTGAGCAGGGTTTTTATTTTATTCATTTAACATCTCTTAACAGCTCATTAATACTAACCTTTGCACGTGTTTTTTCATCAACTTGTTTTACAATCACAGCACAATAAAGACTATAATGCCCGTCCTCACTGGGCAGATTTCCCGGGACAACAA harbors:
- a CDS encoding glycoside hydrolase family 3 protein yields the protein MTTLRQQIAQMLIMGFSGTTIDQSSPVRRWINQDGIGGVLLFDYDVSQQRQGKNLVDRTQIQHLTNQLQQAALSSHQQMKLPLFIAIDYEGGTVDRLKHVPGCTSTISPCEQAMLSRTDFRIEANKMAENIKSLGFNLNFAPVVDLELTKEHGIIGKLGRSFSSRPDRVSAIAKSFVDTHAKHEIVCCYKHFPGHGSALGDTHADFVDVTDTFQSAELEPYRIMAKEKSFPAMVMTAHVINRKLDPSGLPATLSKTMLSLLRQELGFDGVVISDDLQMHAIAKHYSLQDALCLTINAGADMLIFANQLGEITAGEVIDKIEELVSLKVISSERIAQAYARIVRLKQFYSCKRNFVQN
- a CDS encoding GNAT family N-acetyltransferase, which gives rise to MNAQLIDLFYQCEDYFFKAISRESFILENETAVYITGVPVASLNLVVMHKDINNLKDFLCECDQFFCAKNLPWAAVLSEHYLEHELEESLARLYFEDAENATPMVIAINKKPQFEPQVDRLVKSTDTNLKAWMLPLIEAFHSTEELTALYLQTHEHALSKPSQLRHLTLFIDDDPISSLTLSFTNNVARIDDFGTVPSYQGKGYGRYLLSYALEEVKKLGVELCFLEAAETSLSLYKKMGFTSLFRRKYLWNFLR
- the dapE gene encoding succinyl-diaminopimelate desuccinylase, producing MNKIKTLLTKLVEFPSITPNDADCQEFMIAFLEGLGFQCQRFNNPPVSNFFARLGQGSPLLVFAGHTDVVPVGEVDKWRTDPFIVEEIDGLLYGRGTADMKGSLASMMLMATRFVENLSHFTGSLGFLITSGEEGDEFALGTPYVMSELHKQGVKPDFCVIGEPSSSQLLGDVIRIGRRGSLTGKLILHGKQGHVAYPHLAQNPIHNISPVLAELTSRTWDTGNQYFPPTSLQITHIKAGGHGGNIIPGELTLHFNFRFSTEQSADTLKAAVESCFKNHGLLPTIEWTLNGEPFLTAQGKLLESCIRAIQQVTNRTPELSTGGGTSDGRFIAPYGVEVIELGPLNGTIHQVNECVSLNDLGVLSSIYYSICEQLLH
- a CDS encoding dicarboxylate/amino acid:cation symporter produces the protein MCAQHSSKKKWLSTPVLYAIMIILGLLSGYSDFPLLKTFGLFIADVFIKIFKCISLPIIALSIIVTLANYRADGAMRKIWRRAMSYTLGTTLIAAAISCLLYLLIQPGMVGIIKQTPVAPETTKLGYFEHIANLIPSSILAPFLEHQVMGVLLIGIVVGVAIRFIPEPEARQTITQFFRGAHGLFMVITNWIIAVIPIGLYGFITTTVVQLRDGVAIKGIGEYLLIVVLANLIQGLVVLPLWLKSQGIKPFAAFKGMLPALSVAFFSKSSVGTLPVTMETAEKNLQVKPEVSRFVLPLCTSLNMNGCAAFIFATVIYLMQNHGIVISLPMMALWVVIATIAAIGNAGVPMGCFFLSASLLASMNVPITLMGVILPFYSLIDMLETSLNVWSDSCVAKVVNEKVNADQYLAQQLPAISPELVTE